Proteins encoded in a region of the Triplophysa rosa linkage group LG14, Trosa_1v2, whole genome shotgun sequence genome:
- the si:dkey-182i3.11 gene encoding insulin-like growth factor-binding protein complex acid labile subunit, with protein MFWTLTMALALMAVVDACPVHCKCEYIDIITCSHQNLLEFPRLPQGTKELYATHNKIQALPSEGLEELSILDLSKNRLNLSLTLDSIWQNMSNLSKLFLTGNALIILNPKQFQGLVNLKVLDLSENSIEALPQKLLYGLIKLKVLNLNFNHIFSLFYGVLEGAPALMDLQLKSNKIEMIEMDVFENCTNLAKLYLSQNNLKSVSNKIFRGATRLDYLDFSRNGLVAIPISVLSNIPNLTSLYLQKNHLTSIPDDIFSEIPALKHLDLSYNAIVSLSGASFRGLSQLGALHLSSNLLQSLTSQVFQDLGQLSNLNLYQNNLTSLPSNLFNNLSILRELQLDRNNISVIPPDLFHPLYKLYDLQLNNNHISELGRDTFKTLRKLNYLDLSNNDLERISKHLFQRTKRLEYLNLENNHIHSISKSSFQSLNRLHILKLGNNRLSSLHMELLTNLSSLRELCLKDNQIETIPVGFFGGLTNLTSLDLSNNNLHTMSSDNFKDLYTLKELDLSFNRLAVLPDDLFISLHNLRKLHLQENQLTRLPTKVFSVLINLKELDLDKNQLRHIDPAQFEGLVKLKELDIKSNNLHSMENGSLMPLKKLKHIHLDGNLWDCSCKSILYLSQWFNNNTRLVGNKTIMCSSGQDLSYPARFPSSLSQHCTSAASFSSHIQNIKKFTVFIAFSLTFYFFIV; from the coding sequence atgttttggacTCTGACAATGGCTTTGGCCCTCATGGCAGTAGTTGATGCCTGTCCGGTACACTGCAAATGTGAATATATTGACATCATAACCTGTTCACACCAAAATCTGCTGGAGTTCCCTCGTCTGCCTCAGGGTACTAAGGAATTATATGCcacacataataaaatacaGGCTCTCCCAAGTGAAGGTCTGGAAGAATTGTCAATTCTCGATCTCAGCAAGAATCGCTTAAATCTGTCACTGACTTTGGACAGCATTTGGCAGAACATGAGCAATCTTAGCAAGCTATTTCTGACTGGAAATGCACTTATTATATTAAATCCAAAACAATTCCAAGGACTAGTGAACCTCAAAGTGTTAGACCTCAGTGAGAACTCCATTGAAGCTCTTCCTCAGAAGCTCCTTTATGGTCTGATCAAACTCAAAGTCCTTAATCTGAATTTTAACCACATATTCAGTTTATTTTACGGGGTTCTGGAGGGTGCTCCTGCCCTTATGGACCTCCAACTGAAAAGCAATAAGATTGAGATGATAGAAATGGATGTGTTTGAAAACTGCACCAACTTGGCAAAACTCTATCTGtcacaaaacaatctgaaaagTGTGAGCAATAAGATATTCAGGGGCGCCACAAGACTGGATTACCTTGATTTTAGTCGTAATGGGCTAGTTGCAATACCTATCAGTGTCCTCAGCAACATCCCAAATCTCACTAGCCTCTACCTTCAGAAAAATCACTTAACTAGTATTCCTGATGATATTTTCTCTGAAATTCCTGCATTGAAGCATTTGGACTTGAGTTATAATGCTATTGTTTCCCTTTCTGGCGCATCCTTCAGAGGTCTTTCCCAGCTGGGTGCATTACATTTGAGTTCCAATCTGTTACAGTCCCTAACTTCACAAGTGTTTCAAGATTTAGGCCAACTCAGCAACCTTAATTTGTATCAGAATAATCTGACATCCCTTCCGAGTAATTTGTTCAACAATTTAAGCATATTAAGAGAGCTCCAGTTGGACAGAAATAATATTTCTGTTATTCCACCAGATCTATTTCACCCACTTTATAAACTATACGATCTACAGTTGAATAACAATCATATCTCTGAGCTCGGCAGAGATACATTTAAGACGCTCCGAAAGCTTAACTATCTTGACCTCAGCAACAATGACCTTGAAAGAATTTCAAAGCACCTCTTCCAAAGGACAAAACGTCTGGAATATCTAAATCTGGAGAACAATCATATCCACTCAATTTCAAAGTCATCCTTTCAAAGTCTAAACAGACTACACATTCTTAAACTCGGCAACAACCGTCTGTCCAGTCTTCACATGGAGCTACTGACTAATCTTAGTAGTTTACGGGAGTTATGCCTGAAAGACAACCAGATAGAAACCATCCCTGTTGGATTTTTTGGCGGACTTACAAATTTGACCAGTCTAGATTTGTCCAACAATAATCTGCATACCATGTCATCTGATAACTTTAAAGATCTGTACACGCTGAAAGAATTGGATCTGAGCTTCAATAGACTTGCCGTGCTCCCAGACGACCTCTTTATATCTTTGCACAATCTTCGAAAGCTGCACCTGCAAGAAAACCAGCTGACACGCTTGCCCACCAAAGTGTTTTCTGTTCTAATCAATTTGAAAGAGCTCGACTTGGACAAAAACCAGCTCCGGCATATCGATCCGGCACAGTTTGAAGGCTTAGTGAAGTTAAAAGAACTCGATATTAAATCTAATAATCTGCATTCAATGGAAAATGGGTCACTGAtgcctttaaaaaaactaaagcatattcATCTCGATGGGAACCTGTGGGATTGCTCTTGTAAGTCCATTTTGTATTTAAGTCAGTGGTTCAATAATAATACTAGGCTGGTGGGAAATAAAACCATTATGTGCTCCTCTGGCCAAGATCTTTCCTATCCAGCTCGTTTCCCATCCTCATTGTCGCAACATTGCACAAGTGCTGCCAGTTTCTCTTCacacattcaaaatattaagaaattCACAGTATTCATAGCATTCTCCTTGACATTCTACTTCTTCATTGTTTAA